TCGAGATATTTATGCAGCGTGAGTATTTTGGTGTTTGGTTCTTCGAGTGAAAGACACATTGTATTTATATTTGGTAAtagtttcaaatattttattctatttcttgACTGAGATTTATTTagagttaaatatgttttagggGACCGTTAaggatgaattttattttgagtccttaataaaagaatttgttACATTAGATAATTgatatatcaaattttttattttgaatctttatttttaattaaataatgagaTATCACATTATGTTAATCATTgaaaagatatatttattaaaaatatatgtttatagGATGtgatatcattatttaattaataacatatatttaaaataaaaaatttcatatattaaagtttcaaatgcaataaaagaaatttattaaagatttaaaataaaatttaatcatttattaaagatttaaaatatatttcaatcatttatttatcatataaattaaagagGATGATGATATTTGTTCAGGATCTGTATCTAATAGGTTGAATCATGAATGTAACAACTACCCGAATTCCTTTTAGGACTTTAAAAGACTATTCTAAAGTTAATGCATCACTTAGCAGAgactttttataaattacagTCTGTTTGATTGGATGACTTGCGCAAAAATAAGTGGCATATGCTGGCCTTAATCGATTATATTAATGGCCCCTTCCTTCACTGCTTCGTGCATAAGTAGATGTTTtgttgtaataataataataataatttttttttaaaagacaataataataacaataataatttttttgaaagacaacaatattattattattattattatgtaaattatattattacaattaattattttaaaaattattcacatcatataattaaaatgaataacaatcaatatataaattgtaagcataaatattaatatgattaataaagaaataaaaattatacataaaacTATATATCCTACACTTATATCACATaatagatatttattttaaaagattaaaacttGACAGATAAGGACATCAATACATAAATTATACACGTTTATGTATAAAGAGTGATTGGATATAGGTACAAGTATAACAACAATAATACCCAGCATTACTCATTCCCACCAACATTTCTTACATGCCCACTTTGGATTAGGTTTTAGTTTATGGGagtttttaaattacaaaaccCTATTATTATTGGATAAAAAACAACCATACTATAAAAAACATTCTGAGGTCAAAATGTGGAGGTTTATAAGTACTTATGCATAAAGAAGTtaaatgaagattttttttaaagttaaggtgtgtaaattaattttaattatttatacaaaaaaattgatttctttttatatatattttaaataaatttatttaaattaacacattttataattataatttcaacaagtgcattttaatatattaattaaagaattaaaaatatataaaaagactATTAGTAtacttttattgtaattttttatacaaattctactataatttttaataaaaaaattatttattaaatacatgaaaaaagaaatgaaccCCCAAATGATGATAAAATGTGAAATCAAGATAGTGCCACATGGATTCACATTTATTTGATGCTCCAACTAGCCCACCCTGTTTCCTATCTCATGATGAATGCCAGTTGataattattaacataaatactaaacaaaattctatttttcttttaagcgCTCATCTTTCTGCCTCATCTTTCAAAGTACTTTTAAGGTACAATTACAGCTAACATCCTAACCCAATCAAATATGAAtgagaaaaaactaaaacatataaaaaatggtttagtaaaattatttacatagcTAAGGATTTTGCCATAGTatgttttacaaatttaatagtttatattattttattttttacaagtcTACATTGTTTATTCACTGAATTCACAAGGGAAATTCAAACCTAAATACTAAAGTGTTTAGTTAATAATTGaagactaaattttatttttagatcaaTGAAGATAGATATTGGAAaatgaataacaatttttttgttagttaagaattaattagtttcttttctattaatTAGTTATACCAACTTAATGCAGGTGGTTTACTCTTGAGACACTTATATATACATGATctatgtattaattttttttttaataaatgtatttaGTTAGTTCAACcataaatttctttctttcaaattgtAATGTTGTTTCTAAATCATATATGGTATTAGAGAGagatcttttaatttcttgctaTACTTTGGCCCCTTAATTCTTTGtgattttcttccttatttCTTCAATTCTTGCCTCTCTTTTTTTCCCTCATTTGCTTCTTCTAGTTGTAAttcttattattctttaatCTTGAATATTGAGGATTTAGAATCTATTAGTTCAATACAATTAAGCACAAGGGACTATCTATATTGATCAGTCATAAATTCCTTCAAGTCCATATTATCTACGTCAAAGATAAAACCCTAATGAATACTTCCAACAACCCTAGCATCTTGGCTTTGAGCCATGGAGACAATATGAGAAGAAATAGATTCTTTAAGACCCTCGCCTTAACGAATCTATGCGATTAAGTGTTGTTGTGACTTAATAAAGAATCAATAACACAAACATTTAGAGTATGTGATGTGTTTTTTGAAAGGTTTAGGAGACATTTTTAGTAATATTAAgacttatatattatttatggaTCCCTTGGCTTCCATCAATATAGTCAACCCACTGGAGGTATTGTTGGAGTTTTTTTTGGCAATGGAAgagagaacaaaaagaaaaaaaagaaggaacagATTACAATATCGGAAAAGGCAAAAGCAAAGTATATGCTAAAAGCAATCCTTGAGTATCCCTTGGTGCAACCTCCAAACCTGTAAACCATGCTCCAAACCTTTGGACTTTGGAGGTATTGTTGGAGAATTTAAAGCCTTATTCAATGCGAGAGAGACACAAGATATATATAAGCCACGCGGTAGAGGTAGTCACTATAATAATGGGAGATAAATAGATAGAGATATGCCCAAACTAGAAAGTTGAATACCGGGAAACAATATACTTACTGCCATTCAAACAATCATATAAAGCACCAATGTTATTTCAAGCATGGTTTCCCTCTACTCTAGGCTATAAATCAAGAAACAAGAAACAATCGCCTAGTTACTTATGCTACCACTAGTAGTGATTCAAATTGACAGACACATGGTAGAGGTGTGTTGATGCTTACagataaacaaaatacaaaacacAATTCAACTATTCAATCCTGAGCACCACACCAAATTTTTTGCACTTATTACAGCAATCCTACAACACTTCCCGACACAGCACAACCAAGTTAGTTCTTTTGTTGGTGAGTCATCAACGCATCAACCATCTAAACATATATAACAATTCACTCAGTTTAAAGTCATTTTCAATATATGTGAATTGATTGTAGATACAAGGATCACAAATCATGTTTGTTACACTAAATCTATAGTTCGTTATCTTATCAATCCCATATATGTTAAGCTTAATTACCAATGGTTTGCTTATGCTGATTAAATTCTCGGCCATGATTCATTTTGATACCAATTTTGGCCTTTTAATGTTTCGTTCATACCAAAATCAAGTCTCAATCTAATCTTTGTCcatcaattaataattaacaactCTTAATTATCAATGCATGAACGATTGTATTATCTCAAAGGGCTAGGATATCCATTTAGTGCTTCTCATCTTTCTGTAAATAATGTGAATACACCAAAATgatacttttttctttgaattgtgGCATTTTAGGCTATGTCAGCCGGTAAATCAAGTCATTCAACATCTTTGTACtcctttaccttatctccatctcaataaaaaaaacacacaacaagtGTATGACatttattatcttgtttaaAAGATTTTGAACTTTCCTTTCCACGTAGCATCactcaaaattcaattttttttattttatttaatgagtttatctttaaaatatcctTCATTTATTAAGAGTTTTAATCTTAATGACTTTTTTTATACCGAATTTCAATGAATGACAATTTAGAAAAGTACTTCATACGGTCTCaaacataaacaataaaaattctttatttttttgtcttaaatatatataaacaaaactcAATTACctatatcatatttaataaaattacctCCAAAATACCTTTCATTTAATAAGGCCAAAGACTTTTTAATGTTTGATATCAAGTTCCATTAAAGAATAACTTaggaaaaatgattattttttaattagaaatgaCACATTTTGATGAAGCtatctagttttttttaataaatgtgaaatatgttttttttttcttataatcgaGATCAGAggaaataacttattttttaattaagattattGTAATTAAATGTTGTTAGTCAATCTTCATAGTCAGcgtgaaacaattttttttttgtaatatttaaattCGAAGGAAATACACATCAAAGGTAAAggtaaagtattaaataaaaccattttagtaaaaaaaaatataataatatttctgtttcattaaatatttcttatatgatattttatttttaaaaaaaataatacaaaaaatattatagactgaatcttataaaaaaagaaacaaatactaattttttcCCATTTCTTTTGGCCATGTTTAAGATTATTGTGCATTGCACGTGAATTAATCATGTACTAGCAAACaattagaatagaaaaataaaaatttaacaaacttattattatcaattaaattaactatttttattaatttgattaattaggTAATTAAGTCTGATTTATAAAGAGAGTATCAACTAATCTATTATATCTATGCAAAATTACAATACCCTTCAATTTATTTAACGAAAAGAAATGCAAACAAAATATTGTCTCTTTGTCAAtgtttcaaaaagttttttttgtaaaaattatgctaatatatgatttaaaaatcatttacaaTAATTATCACCTTTTACCCACATataacatttgaatagataacACGTTTCCAAATATGGAAAATGATTGGTGAACAAGTCAGACGACAAAAAGTTGTCTTCTTTGATTTTGAGATATATATGAATAtacaaaaaggataaaaaaaagaaaacaacaaatgaaataaaaaaaaaaatatttacagcCTTAACTTGTTTTATGTTTAAGTTATAAAACTCTTTCAAAAGTATACACGTCCACTAGCTTGtatcaaaaaaatatacatgtacACTCTCAAGTAACAAAATGGCAAGTGCAGACCCAAGAAAATACAGCTTTCCTCCTATTATTGAACTATGGTTTGTTATCTTTATTTCACTATCCCAAAACGTGCATTTGCTAAAGTCCCAAACTACAACCACAGAAGGAAACGGAATCAAATTGAGAGGGACTCATCATTATAAAGGTCAACTTAAAGAAACCAAAATATTATCTCACTCGTACCTTTTTTTTCCCCCTTTGGTGATACAGTCACACCTGATTGTATTTAAACTTACATAGGTTAAACTTCAATTTAACTGAAAATGAAGCACAGATGAAATAgtgaaccaaaaataaataaataaataaataaaatctgttGAGACTTAATGTTGTTAATCATGTTTTTAACTTTCCGccaaattttatttccttgttGCTTTTACTTCAGGTTTAATGTTTTCCGGAggtaattaaattgtttttgcGGGGGTGGGGCTTTTGGCTCCTTTTGcccacaaaaacaaaataaataaaaaaattgctctTGTTGAATGAGCAGGCGCAGccacatcatatattttaagagaatacaacaaaataaagtattaatcgtgtgaatttatgaaaatttattatctttatcttgAGTATTAATTGGTATTGAATctattattttcaatgaaaataaagGCAGGTGTCAAAAATAGCTCAATGAATTCACTTAACCTCGACTCGTGGTAATTTTTAGTTGACAACATtttcaaatgtttatttttttacgaaaacatttttaattgttgatggTTGTCTTAAAAGAATCATGATAttccacatttttttaatattgttttggttgaatgtagttaatatttatttaataaaatcaaatataacgtgaaaaaaaaagtttccttTATAAGAAAAGGATGGATATCCTAAAGTTTCTGTTAGCCTTTTAGAATATGGGCCTGTATTAGTTTCCTTAGCATGTAGTACAAATATTTGCAGGATTATTAAAAgtacataattttttgtttaacacctttttttttaaaaccgagAATTGTTCAACACCTCCTTAACCATGATTTAAAACctttaattcaaacaatataGTAAGCAAAACCAAATACTTTGGTAGTGTTGTTTTGAgaagttttttttaagcaaGTATATAGTGAGTTTTCCATGTTGAGTGTTGACTGAGTTTATTGAAACTCCAGTCCAGTCAAGATTATCATATAAAACCCCCATGTTAATGCGTGTAAATAacgcagaaaaaaaaaagctagtgGAAATTATCATTGAATTCGTTAAATAGTACtcttaataaaaatgaatctCAGATGAAACACCTGGAACTTTCATACGTACATACAAGAGAGACTGTATGTCTCATGATGAATCTATATCTCCAACTAATGTCTTCCCCCGATGGGTATGTGTGTGTATATTAAGATAGATAGCGTGAAAAAAGGCTAATTGCCTATATTAGGACCCTTAGACTCGCACTTAATTGGGCACAATTTGATTCCCACTACCCTCAATAAGAAAGATACTAGGAACCCAATAAAACAAAGTTCACGGTCCCCACCCTTGCATATTATTATCAAGGACATAGTCTAACCAAGGTAAATTGGGTTCTCTCCTTTAAGAAAAGCTTCCACGACATGCACAATCCCAAACGTATATTCGGATTCACGCATGACCTCATCAGGCATCAATATCTATCTCATTCTCACTATTTCAATATTTACTCACATCTTCTCCTATCATCTTCTATCAGAAGAACATAATGTTGCATTCACATGTCCAAATCCAAAATTATTATCAAGATATTATCACCAGAAAACAAAAAGGTTAATTTGTTCTGCCAGAAAAAGGGATCTAGAAAgtcaaattcatttttctatttacaaaattctaaaaaaagataggatattcatattccttctttctttacaaaattataaaactacagatatttttcctttttctaattACTACTTTCCTAATTAGATGTTAACTAATATTctaaaatcaaacttctctgGGATCAACAAAAATTGAGAAGCCTGGAGGGGATTTAGTCCAATCACCCAGAGAGCCATCACTGTAATCTTCTCCTAATCTCTTAATGCACCACAGATCTTCTTCGCATGAGAGCATTTTCCAGTGCGGGATAGCGCACCGTAACGGTTCTTGGCTTGAAACTTCGGTGGCCACAACCTCACAGCCGCGATCCCGGGCGAGGTTATGGGCAAACCCGCACAAAGCCCGGATCATCTTCTGGGCCTGCGGGCCCTCTCCTCCAAGCCCATACAAAAAATGAAACCCGAAGGGCTCAAAGAAATTAGGAACGGAGGGCAAGCGCAGCCAGGGGAAGGCACGATCGAGGACGCGAGTGGTCTTGGCGAGCGTCTTCTTCACGCGCGAAGCACCTTTTACCTCCAGTGTGAACACGTCCTTGCAGTTCCACACACTGACTAGGGCCCAAGAACAGGGTGGTGGACCCTCAAGAAAGCGGGTTGAGCCGGGCCACGTGTCAGCCCGGTACAAGCCTTTGGGGACGGCAAGAAAAGTGCCTAAGGAGAGCTTATTACGGAGAACGGAGTCTACGTCGCGCGGGAAGAACTCCGTTGTGGAAAACTTGCTGCGGTAGAGTATTTCGGCATCGCTCGGAGAGAGTTCAATGATAGTCACTTTGTGAGAGATTCTAGCAGGATGCGAGAAAACAGGATTCGCGAGAATGCAGGGGGTACGAAACTTTGAGTACCCACATTTGTCGGTGAACAACTTGACGGATGCAACGTTGTCCTTCTCCGTAGCCATGTATGCATACTCTGCCCCGTTATCCCTGAACCAttcctccattttcttcacAAGCTTCATCCCTATTCCCATTCTCCTGCACGCACGCACACCTAATCAAAACTCACACTCTCCAGAGTACatgagtgagagaaaaaaaaaaaaaaggtacctGTGATGTGGAGAAACACGAAGGCCTAATATGTAGGCTAGTTTGGTGTAAATAGGGACTTGTTTTGGCTCGGTGTTGTTTTTTCCTTGCCTGTGGAGCTTTTTTCCGCAAGTAACGGTTTTGATGCAACCTCTTATCATTCCTACTGTCTCTTGGCCAATTTCGGCTATCTGAAAAGGacaaattaagaatgagaattgttatatttataataataataataaaaaaaaaaactatgattgcTAGTTGCTTGATTTATTTGAGTTAAAAAGTTGGTGAGAAAGACTGTTGGTGTTTACTGGTGTtgatagaaagaaagaaggagaagagaaaagagagaaagaaaagacgTTGATGATTAgttgaatatatataataaaattactaCCAGCATGAGGAAAGTAGGTGAGTTGCGGACCCTGCAAATTGGGTCACCATGGAGGTCGGTGAAGAGGGAAAGCTTTCCACTGGGTCCAACCTCACATATTCTTTCAACGGCTTCCACTTTCTCTATGTCTTTAGTTGGATCAAACTCTCTCACACTCACAGCCACCGAAGGAACAAACTCAGACTCTCCCATGATAACAACAATAGTAGCAAAATCGATGGAAGAATAAGGGATTAGGAGAGAGTAGTGTGTGTGAGGGAATAGAATAGGGTGAAGCTTTCCTTTATATAGAGGGGACCGGGGGAGATAAAGCTTATCAGAGTGAGCAAAAATTGCAGCTTTTtcgagagagagggagagagagagagagagagagcgatTAAACGAGGCCTATGCCGCATGTACTAGTATGTAACCTAAGCTTAAAACTCGGGAAAGCCTTCCATAAAACCAGAGGCTACAATGAATGTTACATTAATGGAGTAACTCTCATAATTAACGTGATCACTGTCGCTAGCGCaccaattagaaaaaaaaatagtaataaagagagggaaaaaaaggaaggaacaaACGGATATAGATAGAGCCTAATGAGTAATGCCTATGAATATGTTCATCGTCTCATGGCTTGCTTGCTTGATATACACAAATCCAAATACTCTCCAATGGAGCTTTAAATACCTGCTCGATCTTTTCAGCTTTTTCTTTTGCCGTTTTTTTAATCACAcactatctctctctctcttctctattCAGAATCCGCACCACTtcctctaattttaattaattccttggtttatttttaaataatatatttaagaatatgtCTTTATCTACTACCTTTCCTTTATTTGGCTTTCTCTCTCCAcgcactgtttttttttttttttgctaaagtTTGGTgataataaaaggaaataaatgaatttaaacAAAAGCAATAATGAGCAGAAAAAGTAGGAGAAAGGAAAGAGGAAATGGCGGCTATGGCTGCGCAGTACTGTGTAGtctttttgttttcctcttatttcaatttaatcattttacattttttatttaaaatttaaaaataataaaaaggctTCTATTCCCATCATCTCCCCCATTCGTAATCATTACCTTTACACTCTTCAATTCCCCTCTTAGGGTTCGGTCCCATGATGCACATCCACAGTTATCATGTGTGATGGGATGCACATGCACATTTCATGTGAGATAGCAATAGTGTCATATTATCCATCACGCCCTTTTCCATTTTTACTGGTTACTAGTattttcttcattcaaattGGCCAGTAAccgtaaataaataaaacaaaattatttataaatatcacTTTCTTACTGTAATTATCATTACCGATGAGagtttcattatttaattataggTTTAAAAACAATGATGATTACCAAACTTAAGAgtagtattttataaataaatgttctTTAACCCAGCAATAAATGCATGCAATTACTAGTATTACACTTATTGTGACCAATCATGCATGTTTTCCGAGTAACTGTAAATAAAACTGTAAAATATGAACACAAATCAACGAGACTGATGACTTAAAAACTATGAAATTGACGAGGTGAAATTGAAACTGTCCTGTTTATCTTAGCAACTTCTCATGACTTGTGTTCCAATCTCGtgttacttttattatttttctcatgaCTTGTGTTCCAACTCTCcgttacttttattatttttcttttttgtttcagtTCTGAATTCTGATCGTTGAGTACTTAGTTTTTGAGTGGAATATAGACCATGATTTTCATCATTAGATGTTGTTAAATAATTGTATATTAAATAACTACATTATATAAATCTTAAAGAACAAATCTTATATAAATAATGAtaggttttattttaattttttcctctCCAAAGACAACTTGATATGAAAATTCTTAAATCGAATAAAAGTTAGCTACATTATTTATACACCTTAGTACTTTActttactaataaataaataaaatttttatcattttgctattttttccgtttattatgtttgtttatcACCAAATTTTCAGTTAGgggaatataaaaaaacttggctaacaaaattattttgaaacgcGTGTCCACAGTAAAGACTCCACAAAATGATATCTCACTCGATCATATACAAGaaccatagtttttttttaaagactaataaacattattctatttaattttttttctttttttaggaaAGAAACaccattcttttttattctttttttttttgagctggtgaagaaacatcattcttgaatcttttaaTAAGCAGTTTCCCCCCCTCAAATTGTTAAATTCATAGATAAAGCTTTCTTAAGTTTTAGgtgaattaataataactataataatagtatattcttatttattaaattatagttgATATTCATGTATGTGATTGAACATATAGAATGTCATTTTTTAGCTAATTtgtcttcttaaaaaaatttatatgtagCAATgactgaaacaaaaaataaaagggtaattaataaaattatcatattatttttaaataattcatagtagtattaaaatagaataaaaaattttaatttattatttggaaAATATATCTAAGATAAAGAACtagtaaataatattaattaatttatcgtaTTTTATCTCATGTCTTTAAATGAAAagttctaaataaataaatgaaacaaaatttattattatatttctatttCAAATAACCTAATAAtggaattaatattatttgatttaatttcttACGTTTCCATAGATTTCTcgagtatattattattattattattattattattattattattattatccaaataaCTGAGTCCGGATGCCCTCAGTCATGTGCAGCAAGCAAAGAATTTCT
This region of Glycine soja cultivar W05 chromosome 17, ASM419377v2, whole genome shotgun sequence genomic DNA includes:
- the LOC114392712 gene encoding probable N-acetyltransferase HLS1 codes for the protein MGESEFVPSVAVSVREFDPTKDIEKVEAVERICEVGPSGKLSLFTDLHGDPICRVRNSPTFLMLIAEIGQETVGMIRGCIKTVTCGKKLHRQGKNNTEPKQVPIYTKLAYILGLRVSPHHRRMGIGMKLVKKMEEWFRDNGAEYAYMATEKDNVASVKLFTDKCGYSKFRTPCILANPVFSHPARISHKVTIIELSPSDAEILYRSKFSTTEFFPRDVDSVLRNKLSLGTFLAVPKGLYRADTWPGSTRFLEGPPPCSWALVSVWNCKDVFTLEVKGASRVKKTLAKTTRVLDRAFPWLRLPSVPNFFEPFGFHFLYGLGGEGPQAQKMIRALCGFAHNLARDRGCEVVATEVSSQEPLRCAIPHWKMLSCEEDLWCIKRLGEDYSDGSLGDWTKSPPGFSIFVDPREV